From the genome of Cellulosilyticum sp. I15G10I2, one region includes:
- a CDS encoding aldose epimerase family protein has translation MEIQNAKVTFGSGREVTVYQLINDKGMQVEILSLGGILTKILVPDQEGSFENVLLNWENMETYEENPGYFNALIGRVAGRIYDAKVTINDKVYTFAKNNNGNTLHGGIKGFDKKIWTASVEVTKNEAILKLTYLSKDGEEGFPGNLEVTVAYKLNNENELTIEYKAKTDQDTIVNLTNHAYFNLSGDAKRSVLDQEVSINADKICKLDEVLIPDGELLSVDEHTAFNFKTRKPIGRDIHQDDIQLKYGNGYDHPWLLNDNHQAVEFYDPISKRCMEIFTTEPGVVMYTMNYANEPIKLSNGKIQKPNYGVCFETQKLPIGYNEVFKEDVLLKKGDTYSSATTFKFSVK, from the coding sequence ATGGAGATACAAAATGCTAAAGTGACTTTTGGCAGTGGCAGGGAAGTTACTGTTTATCAACTTATTAATGACAAAGGCATGCAAGTAGAAATTTTAAGTTTAGGCGGTATCCTTACAAAAATTTTAGTGCCGGATCAGGAAGGTAGTTTTGAGAATGTTCTTCTTAACTGGGAGAATATGGAGACTTATGAAGAAAACCCAGGCTATTTCAATGCTTTAATTGGTCGCGTAGCTGGGAGAATATATGATGCAAAAGTAACGATTAATGATAAAGTCTATACATTTGCTAAAAATAATAACGGCAACACTTTACATGGAGGCATTAAAGGATTTGACAAAAAAATATGGACAGCTTCAGTAGAAGTTACCAAAAATGAAGCTATTTTAAAGTTAACTTATTTGAGTAAGGATGGCGAAGAGGGCTTTCCGGGTAATTTAGAAGTAACAGTAGCCTATAAGCTTAATAATGAAAATGAACTAACTATTGAATATAAAGCAAAAACCGATCAAGATACGATTGTAAATCTTACGAATCATGCTTATTTTAATCTTTCGGGGGATGCGAAGCGATCTGTTTTGGATCAAGAAGTCTCTATTAATGCAGATAAAATATGCAAATTAGATGAGGTGCTGATACCTGATGGGGAACTGCTTAGTGTAGATGAACATACAGCCTTTAATTTTAAAACAAGAAAGCCTATTGGACGAGATATTCATCAAGATGATATACAATTAAAGTATGGCAATGGTTATGATCATCCATGGCTGCTAAATGACAATCATCAAGCTGTGGAATTCTATGACCCTATTTCAAAAAGATGTATGGAGATATTTACGACTGAGCCAGGTGTCGTGATGTATACGATGAATTATGCCAATGAACCTATTAAATTATCGAATGGTAAAATACAAAAACCTAACTATGGTGTATGCTTCGAGACGCAAAAGTTACCTATAGGGTATAATGAAGTTTTTAAAGAAGATGTACTGCTTAAAAAAGGAGATACTTATTCAAGCGCCACAACTTTTAAATTTAGCGTGAAATAA
- a CDS encoding C40 family peptidase, whose amino-acid sequence MKKGILRCILTVSAIFTIFTSNIWAADLDKGLVTERTLAYEVPSEEAKPAGYLAAGEEFAIVETVDDYYGILIEGNELVYIQKQYLQVQSNEQDDSQTQEVIVQPEIKAINKGEEVVNYAKQFIGLSYRSGGTSLQTGVDCSGFTQQIYANFNVSLQRSSRDQYKSNGKQVERAELLPGDLVFYGRGSVRHVAIYIGNDKIIHAPVPGKSVCIVPIWQRGDDPIIGYKRVI is encoded by the coding sequence GTGAAAAAAGGCATATTAAGGTGTATATTAACAGTATCTGCAATATTTACGATTTTCACCTCAAACATATGGGCAGCAGACCTTGATAAAGGACTAGTTACGGAAAGAACTTTAGCTTATGAAGTACCAAGTGAAGAAGCAAAACCAGCAGGTTATTTAGCTGCCGGTGAAGAGTTTGCTATAGTAGAAACAGTAGATGATTATTATGGTATTTTAATTGAAGGTAATGAGTTGGTTTACATACAAAAACAATATTTGCAAGTACAAAGTAATGAACAAGATGACAGTCAAACACAAGAAGTTATTGTTCAGCCAGAAATAAAGGCGATTAACAAAGGGGAAGAAGTTGTTAATTATGCTAAACAATTTATTGGACTATCTTATAGAAGCGGTGGAACAAGTTTACAAACAGGTGTAGATTGTTCGGGATTTACACAACAAATTTATGCAAACTTTAACGTGAGTTTACAAAGAAGCTCCCGTGATCAATATAAATCAAACGGCAAGCAAGTAGAGCGCGCAGAGCTTCTTCCAGGAGATCTGGTATTCTATGGCAGAGGTTCTGTAAGACATGTAGCTATCTACATTGGAAATGATAAAATTATTCATGCGCCTGTACCGGGCAAGTCGGTATGTATAGTGCCTATTTGGCAAAGAGGCGACGACCCTATAATAGGTTATAAAAGAGTTATCTAA
- a CDS encoding helix-turn-helix domain-containing protein: MELNEVVKKIRLDLGLSQEGLARELHVGFTSVNRWENGRTKPNRIARHALIELCKGKKIELDLIEALKK, encoded by the coding sequence ATGGAATTAAATGAAGTTGTAAAAAAGATACGTTTAGATTTAGGGCTTTCACAAGAGGGTCTTGCACGAGAACTCCATGTTGGATTTACTTCTGTAAATAGATGGGAAAATGGTCGTACAAAGCCAAATAGAATTGCAAGGCATGCGTTGATTGAATTATGTAAAGGGAAAAAAATAGAACTAGATCTAATAGAAGCACTTAAGAAATGA
- a CDS encoding C40 family peptidase, producing MRLNKILIMGIVSMSVMGTANAAVYGTLKNDVEVRVVQDVAETDPEESSEETFIPLEKGDLVKIIAKQDEAYIIASDENIQKVINIEDIDLVGKLAYTTADETKLREEASPIADIIGFFEKGQLVLVLERQDDFYKIKVNDQEGYIYKSQLEEDGLDVLPYTKTEPAAQSAPQVKGQETNRGEEVVAYARRFLGGRYVFGGNSLTNGVDCSGFTQQIMRHFGVNIERSSRAQYAANGYRVSEKDLLPGDLVFYGSNGKRIDHVAIYAGNGQIIHASDAKSGIKMSALHYGKPLIGMKRVLN from the coding sequence ATGAGACTTAATAAAATACTGATCATGGGGATTGTATCAATGTCGGTTATGGGGACGGCTAATGCGGCAGTATATGGGACATTAAAAAATGATGTTGAAGTAAGAGTAGTACAGGACGTAGCGGAGACAGATCCCGAAGAGAGCTCTGAGGAGACATTCATACCTCTAGAAAAAGGAGACCTCGTTAAGATAATAGCGAAGCAAGATGAAGCGTACATAATAGCGTCAGATGAAAACATACAAAAAGTAATAAACATAGAAGATATTGACTTAGTTGGAAAACTTGCATATACTACAGCGGATGAAACTAAACTTAGAGAAGAAGCCTCACCTATAGCGGATATTATAGGGTTCTTTGAGAAGGGGCAGCTTGTATTAGTTTTAGAAAGACAAGATGATTTTTATAAAATTAAAGTGAATGATCAAGAAGGTTATATTTATAAAAGCCAATTAGAAGAAGATGGATTAGATGTTCTGCCTTATACAAAAACAGAGCCAGCAGCTCAAAGTGCCCCTCAGGTAAAAGGACAAGAAACGAATAGAGGAGAAGAAGTTGTAGCTTATGCTAGGAGGTTTTTAGGAGGCAGATATGTGTTTGGCGGTAATAGTCTTACAAATGGTGTAGATTGTTCAGGCTTTACACAACAAATCATGAGGCATTTCGGTGTCAATATTGAGAGAAGTTCAAGAGCGCAATATGCAGCTAATGGCTATCGTGTAAGTGAAAAAGATTTATTACCAGGAGATCTTGTATTTTATGGCTCAAATGGAAAAAGGATTGACCACGTAGCTATTTACGCTGGAAATGGTCAGATTATACATGCGAGTGATGCAAAATCCGGTATAAAGATGAGTGCATTACATTATGGCAAACCACTTATTGGCATGAAAAGAGTATTAAATTAA
- a CDS encoding type I restriction-modification system subunit M — protein sequence MNDNQQKQLGATLWGIADKLRGAMNADDFRDYMLSFLFLRYLSDNYEEAAKKELGSDYAQCEEEINNIYATYKQDEKIDMLKEQVVNYFHKQQLKEQVKEMMIDEHHVLLESKKLTPLVLWYSNNLDQITTFEKQMRRKVHFVIKPHYLWSNIYELARTQNNHLLKTLQVGFKFIENESFDSTFRGLFSEVNLDSDKLGKTYDSRNTMLCSIITEIAEGLSEFPNDGDILGDAYEFLIGQFAAGSGKKAGEFYTPQQISTILSRIVTLDSQDPSTGKKKQLKRVLDFACGSGSLLVNVRKQLGANSIGQIYGQEKNITTYNLARMNMLLHGLKDSEFQIFHGDSLLNDWDILNEMNPAKKLEFDAIVANPPFSYRWEPTDTLAEDFRFKGYGLAPKSAADFAFLLHGFHFLSDEGTMAIILPHGVLFRGGTEERIRTKLLKDGNIDTIIGLPANLFFSTGIPVCILVLKKCKKFDDVLFINAADYYEKGKRQNVLLPEHINKIVETYQCRKEDDIKYSRRVSMKEIEKNDFNLNISRYVNTAIEEEIIDVNKVNEELSLIEDKITNAKALHNQFLKELGLKELS from the coding sequence TTGAACGATAATCAACAAAAACAATTAGGAGCTACACTATGGGGAATAGCCGATAAACTGCGGGGAGCTATGAACGCGGACGACTTCCGTGATTATATGCTATCATTTCTTTTCTTGCGATACCTTTCTGATAATTATGAGGAAGCTGCGAAGAAAGAACTTGGGAGTGATTACGCGCAATGTGAGGAAGAAATAAATAACATCTATGCTACTTACAAGCAAGATGAGAAAATTGATATGTTAAAAGAACAGGTAGTGAATTATTTTCATAAACAGCAATTGAAAGAACAAGTGAAAGAAATGATGATTGATGAACATCATGTGTTGTTAGAATCAAAAAAGTTAACACCACTCGTACTTTGGTATAGTAACAATTTAGATCAGATAACCACTTTTGAGAAGCAAATGCGTCGAAAAGTTCATTTTGTAATCAAACCACATTACCTTTGGAGTAATATTTATGAGTTAGCTCGTACACAGAATAATCACCTTTTGAAGACATTGCAAGTGGGTTTTAAATTCATAGAAAATGAATCTTTTGATAGTACATTTCGTGGATTATTCTCAGAGGTAAACCTTGATTCTGACAAACTTGGGAAGACTTATGATTCTCGTAATACTATGTTGTGTTCTATCATTACTGAAATCGCTGAGGGACTTTCTGAGTTTCCTAATGATGGTGATATTTTAGGGGATGCATACGAGTTTTTGATTGGGCAATTTGCTGCTGGATCAGGTAAAAAAGCCGGAGAATTTTATACGCCCCAACAAATTTCAACGATTCTTTCTCGAATCGTTACGCTGGATAGTCAAGACCCAAGTACAGGGAAAAAGAAACAGCTTAAACGAGTGCTTGATTTTGCTTGTGGCTCTGGATCGCTTCTCGTAAATGTAAGAAAACAGCTCGGAGCAAATTCTATTGGACAGATATACGGACAGGAAAAAAATATTACTACCTACAATCTTGCACGTATGAATATGTTACTTCATGGATTAAAAGATTCAGAATTCCAGATTTTTCATGGAGACTCACTTCTGAATGATTGGGATATTTTAAATGAAATGAACCCTGCTAAAAAACTTGAATTTGATGCTATTGTAGCAAACCCACCCTTCAGTTATCGTTGGGAGCCAACTGATACATTGGCAGAAGATTTTCGCTTTAAAGGTTATGGCCTTGCACCAAAATCTGCAGCTGATTTTGCATTCTTATTGCACGGCTTTCACTTTTTAAGTGATGAGGGGACAATGGCAATTATTCTTCCGCACGGTGTTCTCTTCCGTGGTGGTACTGAAGAGAGAATTAGAACAAAGCTTCTGAAGGATGGGAATATCGATACCATTATTGGTCTACCTGCTAACCTGTTCTTCTCTACTGGTATTCCTGTTTGCATTCTCGTTCTTAAAAAATGTAAGAAATTTGATGATGTATTATTTATCAATGCAGCTGACTATTATGAAAAAGGCAAGCGTCAGAATGTTTTATTACCAGAACATATTAATAAAATAGTTGAGACGTATCAATGTCGAAAAGAAGATGATATAAAATATTCTCGCCGTGTTTCGATGAAAGAAATTGAAAAGAATGATTTCAACTTGAATATTTCGAGATATGTAAACACAGCTATTGAAGAAGAAATCATCGACGTTAATAAAGTAAATGAAGAGCTTAGTTTAATTGAAGATAAAATAACGAATGCTAAAGCACTCCACAATCAATTCTTAAAGGAATTAGGATTGAAAGAGCTGTCATAA
- a CDS encoding AAA family ATPase, with protein sequence MSNKSFPNLKRLARNIRDTLGTADTSDTKKYFLIFAYNGTGKTRLSGEFRDLGKKTIRSSGERTRDTLYYNAFTEDLFTWHNDLDTDTDRRLLFNKNSRFFDGLRELEMDTRIREFLKVHADFNFTINYDDGYISFSREIRTREGTEIINDIKISRGEEIIFIWCFFLSIVQLVTLEDISYNWVKYIYIDDPISSLDDNNVVAVACQLAELIRNSNAKTVISTHHALFYNIMYNELKRADTESRFLSFNKEKGKYITRTTGDTPFFHHVALLKELKSAADSGKLYTYHFNILRNILEKTASFHGFDKFSACIKQESDDLDGSIHARMTNLLSHGNYSLFDPVEMVDDNKEIFRKIINGFMETYKFNSELFGEE encoded by the coding sequence ATGAGCAATAAAAGCTTTCCCAATTTAAAAAGGTTAGCCAGAAACATACGCGATACATTAGGCACTGCTGACACATCGGATACTAAGAAATACTTTCTCATTTTTGCTTATAATGGAACTGGAAAAACTAGACTTTCTGGTGAATTTAGAGATTTAGGTAAAAAAACAATTAGAAGTAGTGGAGAAAGAACTCGGGACACTTTATATTATAATGCCTTTACGGAGGATCTGTTTACTTGGCATAACGATTTAGACACGGATACAGACAGGCGATTACTTTTTAATAAAAATTCTCGTTTTTTTGATGGGCTAAGAGAGCTTGAAATGGATACACGTATTCGAGAATTTTTAAAAGTACATGCTGATTTTAATTTTACTATTAATTATGATGATGGATACATTAGCTTTTCACGAGAAATCCGAACTCGAGAAGGAACAGAAATTATCAACGATATAAAAATATCTCGAGGTGAAGAGATTATTTTTATTTGGTGTTTTTTTCTTTCAATAGTCCAACTGGTAACGCTAGAAGACATTTCATATAATTGGGTTAAATACATCTACATAGATGACCCGATTTCGTCACTTGATGATAATAATGTTGTAGCTGTAGCATGTCAACTCGCAGAACTCATTAGAAATAGTAACGCTAAAACAGTTATTTCTACGCATCATGCGTTATTTTACAACATAATGTATAATGAATTGAAAAGAGCAGACACAGAGAGTCGCTTCTTGAGTTTTAATAAAGAAAAAGGGAAATATATAACACGGACTACTGGTGATACACCATTTTTTCACCATGTTGCTTTGTTAAAAGAATTGAAAAGTGCAGCAGATTCAGGGAAATTGTACACGTATCATTTTAATATACTAAGAAATATACTTGAAAAAACGGCGTCCTTTCATGGCTTTGATAAATTTTCAGCTTGTATTAAGCAAGAAAGTGATGATTTGGATGGATCTATACATGCGCGAATGACGAATTTGTTAAGCCATGGAAATTACTCTTTGTTCGACCCTGTTGAAATGGTTGATGATAATAAGGAGATTTTCAGAAAAATTATAAATGGATTTATGGAAACTTATAAATTTAATTCTGAATTATTCGGAGAGGAATAG
- a CDS encoding type I restriction endonuclease subunit R, protein MKAEKHIESAFIEKLKDLKYTYRDDIRDKASLEANFKQHFEKLNRVKLSDSEFARLRDSIITADVFTAAKTLREINTFKRDDDTPLQYTLVNIKDWCKNEFEVINQLRINTDNSNHRYDVIILINGVPVVQVELKSLTITPKKAMEQIVDYKNDPGNGYTNSLLCFMQLFIVSNETKTYYFANNHKEHFCFNADERFLPIYEFANEKNDKITNLYEFSDSFLPKCTLGQLISRYMVLVVSEQKLMIMRPYQIYAVKAIMDCIAQNRGNGYIWHTTGSGKTLTSFKTSTLLKDNPEIGKCLFVVDRKDLDRQTRLEFNKFQEGCVEENTNTESLVRRLTSDDYKDKVIVTTIQKLGLALNEDSKRNQEKKKKGQLTYKERLTKLSDKRIAIIFDECHRSQFGDNHDAIKSFFPKAQLFGFTGTPIFEENSTYKQIDGTIGSYRTTDDVFQQLLHAYTITNAIDDGNVLRFHIDYFKPDDVKKAAKADSTISKKAVTEAILAKHDAATYNRRYNALFATARINDAIEYYELFKELQVERKKKDVNFMPLNIACVFSPPAEGDKDVKQLQEDLVQEKLDNEQEPDMKKEALKKIIKNYNDAYGTNHSINEFDLYYQDVQKRIKDQQYTNTDYSHENKIDITIVVDMLLTGFDSKYLNTLYVDKNLKHHGLIQAFSRTNRVLNPTKPYGNIIDFRGHEDEINYAIKLFSGKENSEKVKEIWLVDPAPIIVEKLEKAVLTLEKFMESQGLECKPEKVSNLKGDTARAEFIDKFKEVQRLKTQLDQYTDIKEEQATKIDKLLPEDTLRAFRGVYIETAQQLKSQQGKDIDHKLPEIEQLDFEFVLFSSAIIDYDYIMSLISKYTQPDVPKKEKMTKKELIDLICSTSNLMEERKDIEEYIDTLEAGKGLDEKAIRVGYQKFKEEKSVKEVVKIASIHGLEPVNLKSFVDEIIGRMIFDGEKLSDLLEPLDLGWRDRTKKELELMGDLIPLLKKLAGGREIVGLKAYE, encoded by the coding sequence ATGAAAGCAGAAAAGCATATAGAGTCAGCTTTTATTGAGAAACTTAAAGACTTAAAATACACGTATCGCGACGACATTAGAGATAAAGCTTCTCTTGAGGCTAATTTTAAACAGCACTTCGAGAAACTAAATCGTGTTAAGTTAAGCGATTCTGAGTTTGCACGCTTAAGAGATAGTATTATCACTGCAGATGTGTTCACTGCAGCCAAAACGTTACGAGAGATTAATACATTTAAACGAGATGATGATACGCCTCTGCAGTATACGCTTGTAAACATTAAAGATTGGTGCAAAAATGAATTTGAAGTGATAAACCAACTACGAATTAACACAGATAATAGCAACCATCGATATGACGTTATTATACTCATAAATGGTGTTCCTGTTGTTCAAGTGGAATTAAAATCACTTACTATTACGCCTAAAAAAGCAATGGAGCAAATCGTTGATTACAAAAACGATCCAGGAAATGGTTACACCAACTCACTCCTTTGCTTTATGCAACTATTCATCGTGAGTAATGAAACAAAAACGTATTATTTTGCAAATAATCACAAGGAACACTTCTGCTTTAATGCAGATGAAAGATTTTTACCAATATATGAGTTTGCCAACGAAAAAAATGATAAAATAACGAACCTTTATGAATTCTCAGATAGCTTTTTACCAAAATGTACACTTGGTCAGCTCATTAGCCGATATATGGTACTTGTGGTAAGTGAGCAAAAGTTAATGATTATGCGCCCGTACCAGATTTATGCTGTTAAAGCAATAATGGATTGCATTGCACAAAACCGAGGAAATGGATATATCTGGCATACCACTGGAAGTGGCAAAACCTTAACATCGTTTAAAACATCTACACTTTTGAAGGATAATCCAGAAATTGGAAAGTGTTTATTTGTCGTAGATAGAAAAGACCTTGATAGACAGACTCGTTTAGAGTTTAATAAGTTTCAAGAAGGATGTGTTGAAGAAAACACAAATACTGAAAGTTTAGTTAGACGACTTACCTCTGATGATTATAAGGATAAAGTCATTGTTACCACTATTCAAAAACTTGGGCTTGCTCTCAATGAAGATAGTAAAAGGAACCAAGAGAAAAAGAAAAAGGGCCAATTAACCTATAAAGAACGTTTGACGAAACTTAGTGACAAACGTATTGCAATTATTTTTGACGAATGCCACCGCTCCCAATTCGGCGATAACCATGACGCAATAAAGAGTTTTTTTCCAAAGGCTCAACTTTTTGGTTTTACTGGAACGCCTATTTTTGAAGAAAACTCAACCTACAAGCAAATTGATGGAACTATTGGTTCTTATAGAACTACAGATGATGTTTTTCAACAACTGTTACATGCTTATACAATAACAAATGCCATCGATGATGGTAATGTTCTTAGGTTTCATATTGATTATTTTAAGCCTGATGATGTTAAGAAAGCAGCAAAAGCAGACTCAACAATCAGCAAAAAAGCAGTTACTGAAGCTATTCTAGCAAAACATGATGCAGCAACATACAACAGACGTTACAATGCTCTTTTTGCTACAGCGCGTATTAATGATGCAATTGAATATTATGAATTATTTAAGGAACTACAAGTAGAACGAAAAAAGAAAGACGTTAACTTTATGCCTCTTAATATTGCTTGTGTTTTTTCTCCACCTGCCGAGGGTGACAAAGATGTGAAACAACTTCAAGAAGACCTTGTTCAGGAAAAACTTGATAATGAACAAGAACCAGACATGAAAAAAGAAGCGCTTAAAAAAATTATTAAAAACTACAACGACGCATACGGCACAAACCACAGTATAAATGAGTTTGACTTATATTATCAAGATGTTCAAAAGCGTATCAAAGATCAGCAATATACAAATACAGATTATTCACACGAAAATAAAATTGATATTACGATTGTTGTAGATATGCTTTTAACAGGGTTTGATTCAAAATATTTGAACACCCTATACGTAGACAAAAATTTGAAACATCATGGCTTAATACAAGCGTTTTCAAGAACGAATCGTGTTTTAAATCCTACTAAACCTTATGGCAACATAATAGATTTTAGAGGTCATGAAGATGAGATTAATTACGCCATAAAGTTATTCTCAGGCAAAGAAAATAGCGAAAAGGTTAAGGAAATTTGGCTTGTTGACCCAGCTCCAATTATTGTTGAAAAACTTGAAAAAGCCGTATTGACTCTTGAAAAATTCATGGAATCTCAAGGATTAGAATGTAAACCGGAAAAGGTAAGTAATTTAAAAGGTGATACAGCACGCGCAGAGTTTATTGATAAATTCAAAGAAGTGCAACGGCTTAAAACACAACTTGATCAATATACCGATATAAAAGAGGAACAAGCTACGAAGATAGATAAATTATTACCAGAAGATACTTTACGTGCATTCCGTGGAGTGTATATTGAAACGGCACAACAGTTAAAGTCACAGCAAGGAAAAGATATAGACCATAAGTTGCCGGAAATTGAACAGCTCGATTTTGAGTTTGTTCTATTTTCCTCGGCCATAATTGATTATGATTATATTATGTCACTGATTTCTAAGTACACGCAACCTGATGTACCAAAGAAAGAAAAAATGACTAAAAAAGAATTAATTGATCTTATATGTTCTACTTCTAACTTGATGGAAGAAAGAAAAGATATTGAAGAATATATCGATACCCTAGAAGCTGGCAAGGGCTTGGATGAAAAGGCTATAAGAGTTGGATATCAAAAATTCAAAGAAGAAAAATCCGTGAAAGAGGTTGTTAAAATTGCATCCATACACGGGCTTGAGCCCGTTAATTTAAAATCATTTGTTGATGAAATTATTGGACGTATGATATTTGATGGCGAAAAATTAAGCGACCTTCTTGAACCGCTTGACCTTGGTTGGAGGGATAGAACCAAGAAAGAACTAGAACTGATGGGTGATTTGATTCCACTTCTGAAAAAATTAGCAGGTGGACGTGAGATTGTGGGGTTAAAAGCATATGAGTAA
- a CDS encoding restriction endonuclease subunit S, with protein sequence MSKSKKQVIPKLRFIEFKDDDKWDITTFGSLSVSVEDRAGEDSYTLMSVTSGVGLIPQTEKFGREIAGNSYKNYYVIQNGDFAYNKSATKLYPEGYIAMLQGYDKAALPNSIFTCFRIVHKESSPQFFNHLFSSNYHGKWLRKYITVGARANGALSVDNKYLWKMPIAIPKLSEQQKIADCLSSLDDLIRAENEKLLALKDHKKGLMQKLFPADGETVPEWRFPEFRNLGHWSIKTIGQISDNIIAGGTPSTLEPEYWNGSIRWMSSGELNQKKVYEVSGRITEIGLKKSSTKLIPNQCVLIGLAGQGKTRGTVAMNMVELCVNQSIAAIFPNSMVFDSNFLYHNLDNRYYELRQLSKGDGGRGGLNLQIIKSLIIVLPSIDEQQKIADCLSSIDDLISAQNENIEALKQHKKALIQSLFPSTQEVVE encoded by the coding sequence ATGAGTAAAAGCAAAAAACAAGTGATTCCAAAATTACGGTTCATAGAATTTAAGGATGATGATAAGTGGGACATTACTACATTTGGGTCGTTATCTGTATCAGTGGAAGATAGAGCTGGTGAAGATAGCTATACTCTGATGAGCGTTACCTCAGGTGTTGGTCTAATACCACAAACTGAAAAATTTGGTAGAGAAATTGCAGGAAATTCATATAAGAATTATTATGTGATTCAAAATGGTGATTTTGCATACAACAAGAGTGCCACAAAACTATATCCTGAAGGTTATATAGCCATGCTTCAGGGATACGATAAAGCGGCGTTACCTAATAGCATATTTACATGTTTTAGGATTGTTCATAAAGAAAGTTCTCCACAATTTTTTAACCATTTGTTTAGTTCAAACTATCATGGTAAATGGTTAAGAAAATATATTACAGTAGGTGCTCGAGCTAACGGTGCTTTAAGTGTTGATAATAAGTATTTATGGAAAATGCCTATTGCGATACCTAAACTTAGTGAACAACAAAAAATTGCAGACTGCCTTTCCTCTCTTGATGATCTAATAAGGGCCGAAAATGAAAAGCTTCTGGCGCTTAAAGACCATAAAAAAGGATTAATGCAAAAGTTATTCCCTGCTGATGGTGAAACTGTTCCCGAATGGAGATTTCCTGAGTTTAGAAATCTAGGACATTGGTCAATTAAAACTATAGGTCAAATTTCAGATAATATAATTGCTGGAGGAACGCCAAGCACTTTAGAGCCAGAGTATTGGAACGGTTCAATTAGGTGGATGAGTTCCGGTGAACTTAATCAAAAAAAAGTTTATGAAGTTTCAGGAAGAATAACCGAGATCGGACTAAAAAAATCAAGCACTAAATTAATACCTAATCAATGCGTATTGATAGGATTAGCTGGTCAGGGGAAAACACGTGGTACTGTTGCAATGAATATGGTTGAACTGTGCGTTAATCAATCTATTGCGGCCATTTTTCCTAATTCAATGGTATTTGACAGTAATTTTCTATACCACAATTTAGATAATAGATATTATGAATTAAGACAACTTTCTAAAGGCGATGGCGGACGTGGTGGATTAAACTTACAAATTATTAAATCACTTATTATTGTCTTACCTTCTATTGACGAACAACAAAAAATAGCAGATTGCCTATCAAGTATTGATGATTTAATATCTGCTCAAAATGAAAATATAGAAGCATTAAAACAACACAAAAAAGCCTTAATACAAAGTTTATTTCCATCTACTCAGGAGGTGGTTGAATGA